The proteins below come from a single Papaver somniferum cultivar HN1 chromosome 11, ASM357369v1, whole genome shotgun sequence genomic window:
- the LOC113322623 gene encoding protein GRAVITROPIC IN THE LIGHT 1-like codes for MDSVKTSSSSKPSSNNISDIVYRFAKVCRLRSVGVFPNENPNPNHHHHNNNTTNSIISKKNGSTEVNSDSTESIEYSDLKIHPVIETHEDVAAIAILKLFDTISALKLAYIQLQEAHIPYDTDKIQVADDQIVSELKTLSDIKRSFKHISKPKSGRSGPISYQELRDHELRSEKMKSEVLSKDAEILKLKQEVKELDVKNQELDLMIRQRTLDGKKSLPKSFAHAFKSATKSVHDFAKPLISLMKASGWDLDLAVNSIQDSVEYSKRSHKKYAFEAYLSRRMFHGFSSLTPHSLDDILRFKDSFDALVEYPNSEFAKFCISKYLLVVHPRMESTFFGNLDQRAFVLSGGHPRTPLYQAFVKMAKSIWVLQAMAASNDSKAEIFAVRRGAEFSEVYMEDVVEEEDDTLQTNPKSRFKVGILVMPGFKLGQTVIKSRVYLTS; via the coding sequence ATGGATTCTGTGaagacttcttcttcttctaaaccttcTTCGAATAATATTTCTGACATTGTTTACAGATTTGCTAAAGTTTGTAGGTTAAGATCTGTTGGGGTTTTTCCTAATgaaaaccctaacccaaatcatcatcaccacaacaacaacaccaccaaCAGCATCATTAGTAAGAAGAATGGTTCTACTGAAGTAAATAGTGACAGTACTGAATCTATAGAATATAGTGACTTAAAAATCCATCCTGTGATTGAAACCCATGAAGATGTTGCTGCTATTGCAATCTTGAAGCTATTTGATACGATTTCAGCTCTGAAATTAGCTTACATTCAGCTGCAAGAAGCTCACATTCCTTATGATACTGATAAGATCCAAGTTGCTGATGATCAAATTGTTTCTGAGTTAAAAACTCTTTCAGATATCAAACGTTCTTTCAAACACATTTCGAAACCGAAGTCCGGTCGTTCAGGTCCTATTTCGTATCAAGAGCTTCGAGATCACGAGTTACGATCAGAGAAAATGAAGTCAGAAGTTTTAAGTAAAGACGCCGAGATTCTTAAGTTGAAGCAAGAAGTTAAGGAGctagatgtgaagaatcaagaaTTGGATTTAATGATCAGACAGAGAACACTGGATGGAAAAAAGTCTCTGCCGAAATCATTTGCTCATGCTTTCAAGTCCGCAACAAAATCAGTACATGATTTTGCAAAGCCTTTGATTAGTTTGATGAAAGCCTCCGGTTGGGATCTTGACCTTGCAGTGAATTCTATTCAAGACTCCGTCGAGTACTCGAAACGGTCACACAAGAAGTATGCATTTGAAGCTTATTTGTCAAGGAGAATGTTCCATGGATTCTCTTCCCTGACGCCTCACAGTTTAGATGATATCCTGAGGTTCAAAGATtcatttgatgcattggtggaataCCCGAATTCGGAATTCGCTAAATTCTGTATATCCAAGTATCTATTGGTTGTGCATCCTAGAATGGAGTCGACATTTTTCGGTAATTTAGATCAAAGGGCATTTGTGTTGAGTGGGGGACACCCAAGAACTCCATTATATCAAGCTTTTGTGAAAATGGCCAAGTCTATTTGGGTTCTTCAAGCAATGGCAGCTTCAAATGATTCTAAAGCTGAGATATTCGCGGTGCGAAGAGGGGCTGAATTCTCAGAGGTGTATATGGAAGATGTAGTGGAAGAGGAAGATGATACACTTCAAACCAATCCAAAGAGTAGATTCAAAGTTGGGATCCTGGTCATGCCAGGTTTCAAGCTTGGGCAAACTGTGATCAAGTCCAGGGTTTATCTCACTAGCTGA
- the LOC113321747 gene encoding potassium transporter 2-like has product MEETMEPASVSVGVETVESMTDVIEMEQTGLQRRVGFAIDNESERDERFETDVQLRGELEDLLAAQQADSAFILGHSYMKVKQGSSIFKRAAIDVGYDFMSKNSMGPDVVLRVPPVSTLEVGIVCIV; this is encoded by the coding sequence ATGGAGGAGACTATGGAGCCAGCGAGTGTTTCTGTTGGAGTCGAAACAGTAGAGAGTATGACAGATGTTATTGAGATGGAGCAAACTGGTCTTCAGAGAAGAGTAGGGTTTGCAATTGACAATGAATCTGAAAGAGATGAAAGATTTGAAACTGATGTGCAACTGAGGGGAGAACTGGAAGATTTATTAGCAGCACAACAAGCTGATTCTGCATTCATACTTGGTCACTCATACATGAAAGTGAAACAAGGATCGTCTATCTTTAAGAGAGCAGCTATTGATGTTGGTTACGATTTCATGAGTAAGAATTCCATGGGACCAGATGTGGTGCTTAGAGTTCCGCCTGTTTCTACCCTTGAAGTTGGTATCGTATGCATTGTATAA
- the LOC113321744 gene encoding potassium transporter 2-like: MDTNCGNWLRSSSKKESWRTTLLLAYQSLGVVYGDLSISPLYVYKSTFAEDISHSETNEEIFGVLSFVFWTLTLVPLFKYVFVVLRADDNGEGGTFALYSLLCRHAKVSLLPNRQVADESLSTYKLEGPPEINNSSWLKTKLEKHKCLHTALLILVLLGTCMVIGDGVLTPAISVFSAVSGLELSMSKEHHQYAVVPITCVILICLFALQHYGTHRVGMFFAPVVLLWLMCISALGLYNIIHWNPQVYQALSPYYMYKFLKKTKKGGWMSLGGILLCITGSEAMFADLGHFSYTAIQIAFSFLVYPALILAYMGQAAYLSKHHLMETSYRVGFYVSVPESVRWPVFVIAILASVVGSQAIISGTFSIINQSQSLGCFPRVKVVHTSDKVHGQIYIPEINWMLMVLCLAVAVGFRNTKHLGNASGLAVMTVMLVTTCLTSLVIVLCWHKPPILALAFLLFFGSIEALYFSASLYKFLDGAWLPILLALILMTVMFVWHYATIKKYEFDLHNKVSLEWLLALGPSLGIARVPGIGLVYTDLTSGIPANFSRFVTNLPAFHRVLIFVCVKSVPVPFVPRSERYLVGRVGPPTHRSYRCIVRYGYRDVHQDVHSFETELVDRLADFIRFDWSRTHPNSSPSFQDVISHSAESTSECRLTVIGAVAFSGPPAYEMEETVEPASVSVGFETVESMTDVIEMEQTGLQRRVRFAIDNESERDERFETDVQMREELEDLLAAQQAGSAFILGHSYMKAKQGSSIFKRAAIDVGYNFLSKNCRGPDVVLRVPPVSTLEVGMVYIV, translated from the exons ATGGATACAAATTGTGGGAATTGGTTGCGTTCTTCTTCCAAG AAGGAGTCTTGGAGGACTACTCTGTTGCTAGCTTATCAGAGTCTTGGCGTGGTGTATGGGGACTTGAGCATATCCCCTTTGTAtgtttacaaaagcacatttGCAGAAGATATTTCTCATTCAGAAACAAATGAGGAGATTTTTGGGGTGCTTTCGTTTGTTTTCTGGACCTTAACTTTAGTCCCGCTCTTCAAATATGTCTTTGTGGTTCTTCGAGCTGATGATAATGGAGAAG GTGGAACCTTTGCACTGTATTCACTGTTGTGTCGACATGCAAAGGTTAGCCTTCTTCCCAACAGGCAAGTTGCAGATGAATCTCTCTCTACATATAAACTAGAGGGGCCACCGGAGATCAATAACAGCTCTTGGTTGAAAACTAAGCTTGAAAAGCATAAATGTTTGCATACTGCTTTACTTATATTGGTTCTGCTCGGTACCTGTATGGTAATTGGAGATGGTGTTCTAACGCCGGCAATTTCAG TTTTCTCTGCAGTTTCAGGCCTTGAGTTATCCATGTCCAAGGAACACCATCAGT ATGCTGTGGTTCCAATAACTTGCGTCATTTTAATATGTCTTTTCGCTCTACAACACTATGGTACACATCGGGTTGGAATGTTTTTTGCACCTGTCGTGTTGCTGTGGCTAATGTGCATCAGCGCTCTAGGCCTATACAACATAATCCACTGGAATCCACAAGTTTATCAGGCTCTTTCACCCTATTACATGTACAAATTTCTGAAGAAGACAAAAAAAGGCGGTTGGATGTCTTTGGGTGGAATTCTGCTGTGCATAACAG GGTCAGAGGCAATGTTTGCAGATCTTGGTCACTTTTCATACACTGCAATCCAG ATTGCCTTCAGTTTTCTGGTTTACCCAGCGCTTATTCTGGCATACATGGGCCAAGCTGCATATTTGTCCAAGCATCATCTGATGGAGACCAGTTACCGCGTTGGCTTTTATGTCTCGGTTCCAG AAAGTGTGAGGTGGCCAGTTTTTGTAATAGCAATCCTTGCTTCCGTCGTGGGAAGCCAAGCAATCATCAGCGGGACATTTTCTATTATCAACCAGAGCCAGTCACTTGGTTGTTTCCCAAGGGTGAAAGTCGTTCATACCTCTGACAAGGTTCATGGACAGATATACATCCCTGAGATTAATTGGATGCTTATGGTCCTTTGCCTTGCTGTGGCCGTTGGGTTCAGAAACACAAAACACTTGGGGAATGCTTCAG GTCTAGCAGTGATGACGGTGATGTTAGTGACAACATGTCTCACTTCATTGGTTATTGTCTTGTGTTGGCACAAACCTCCTATTTTGGCACTTGCCTTCCTGCTCTTCTTTGGATCCATTGAAGCTCTctacttctctgcttccctctACAAATTTCTTGATGGGGCCTGGCTACCCATTCTCCTTGCCTTAATCTTGATGACAGTTATGTTTGTGTGGCACTATGCAACAATTAAAAAGTATGAGTTTGATCTCCACAACAAGGTCTCCTTGGAATGGCTTCTGGCTTTGGGACCTAGCTTAGGAATTGCTCGAGTCCCCGGCATTGGCTTGGTGTATACTGATCTCACATCTGGAATCCCTGCGAACTTCTCGCGTTTCGTCACCAATCTTCCTGCCTTCCACCGAGTACTCATTTTTGTCTGTGTGAAATCTGTACCTGTCCCTTTTGTGCCTCGTTCTGAGAGATACCTAGTCGGTCGTGTGGGACCACCAACTCATCGATCATACAGGTGCATTGTTCGTTATGGATATCGTGATGTTCACCAAGACGTTCACTCATTTGAAACGGAGCTTGTTGACCGGCTGGCTGATTTCATCCGGTTTGACTGGTCTCGAACTCATCCCAACTCAAGCCCAAGCTTCCAAGATGTCATCTCACACTCTGCCGAATCAACAAGCGAGTGCAGATTGACTGTGATTGGCGCAGTAGCCTTTTCAGGCCCACCAGCTTACGAAATGGAGGAGACTGTGGAACCAGCTAGTGTTTCTGTTGGATTCGAAACAGTAGAGAGTATGACAGATGTTATTGAGATGGAGCAAACTGGTCTTCAGAGAAGAGTAAGGTTTGCAATTGACAATGAATCTGAAAGAGATGAAAGATTTGAAACTGATGTGCAAATGAGGGAAGAACTGGAAGATTTATTGGCAGCACAGCAAGCTGGTTCTGCATTCATACTTGGTCACTCATACATGAAAGCGAAACAAGGATCATCCATCTTTAAGAGAGCAGCTATTGATGTAGGTTACaatttcttgagtaagaattgcaGGGGACCAGATGTGGTGCTTAGAGTTCCGCCTGTTTCTACCCTTGAAGTTGGCATGGTGTACATTGTATAA
- the LOC113322624 gene encoding uncharacterized protein LOC113322624: MKSLYLSSSQNYCPPQFRGTQNITTNHPTNNFVTYRKVWAKQEKDDENEKEEPKKRKQSLFSSVTEALDFSQVRSAEDAVLIEEARDATKSGKRMNPEQYGALRRKIGGTYKDFFKSYVEVNGEYVEEGWVDKTCKVCKKDTKGEPRQVDSAGRYVHVACVGKSKPGNFFTRLFS, translated from the exons ATGAAATCATTATATCTATCTTCTTCACAGAATTATTGTCCTCCTCAATTCAGAGGTACACAAAACATCACAACAAATCATCCTACAAACAACTTTGTAACATATAGAAAAGTGTGGGCTAAACAAGAGAAGGATGATGAGAATGAGAAAGAAGAACCAAAAAAGAGAAAACAGTCTTTGTTTAGTAGTGTAACTGAAGCTTTAGATTTTTCTCAAGTTAGGTCTGCTGAAGATGCTGTACTTATTGAAGAAGCTAGAGATGCAACCAAGTCTGGAAAAAGGATGAACCCTGAACAG TATGGAGCCCTTCGTCGGAAAATTGGTGGTACCTACAAGGACTTCTTCAAATCATATGTTGAAG TGAACGGGGAATACGTCGAAGAAGGTTGGGTAGACAAGACATGTAAAGTCTGCAAGAAAGACACCAAAGGCGAACCAAGGCAAGTTGACAGCGCAGGCCGATATGTTCACGTTGCTTGTGTTGGTAAATCCAAACCAGGCAACTTCTTTACTAGATTATTCTCATAA